The Vicia villosa cultivar HV-30 ecotype Madison, WI linkage group LG1, Vvil1.0, whole genome shotgun sequence genome includes a region encoding these proteins:
- the LOC131620114 gene encoding probable CoA ligase CCL10 — protein MAKNCFDLKTMTYYSPRQPIHLPTDPNLSLTTFLFQSTSSVIDTIALADAQTGDSLTFRQLETQVTALSRALLRLGIQRGDVVLLFAPNSIRFPVCFLAIVSIGAIATTCSPLYTVSELSNQIQDSNPKLVFTVSELLNKIEQLPLSIPSILLDDASTRVLSSKIFSSLVWDYNDLTGESNNFPDEIHANGIVSQSDVAVILYSSGTTGRSKGVMLTHRNFIATALMGAADQDYYGEGKNVALCLVPMHHVLGLAVIMYTHLRRGNTVVSMVRFELEKTLAVIEKFKVSHLSIAPPVLVELVKRRQVVSRYDLSSLKKLACGAAPLGKDVFQECAKILPQAKIVQGYGMTESCGLVSIENSREEWFLSGSGSSGALLPSVESRIVSLETSKTLPPNQVGEIWLRGPTVMKGYFKNLEATKNIITDEDWMITGDLGYFDEKGQLFVVDRIKELIKCNGYQVAPAQLEDLLVTHPEISDAGVIPSPDANAGEVPVAFVVRSPNNSITEEDIKKFVAQQVAPYKRLRRVTFIEKIPKSTTGKILRKNLVILDRQKASKL, from the exons ATGGCGAAAAACTGCTTCGACCTCAAAACGATGACTTATTACTCACCAAGACAGCCCATCCACCTTCCCACCGATCCCAACCTCTCCCTTACCACCTTCCTCTTCCAATCCACTTCCTCCGTCATCGACACCATCGCCCTTGCCGACGCCCAAACCGGTGACTCCCTCACCTTCCGCCAACTTGAAACACAAGTCACCGCCCTCTCCCGCGCCTTACTCCGCCTCGGAATCCAACGAGGCGACGTGGTTTTGCTATTCGCACCTAACTCCATACGCTTCCCTGTCTGCTTCTTAGCTATAGTTTCCATAGGTGCTATTGCCACCACCTGTAGTCCTTTATACACCGTCTCCGAACTCTCCAACCAAATTCAAGACTCCAATCCCAAACTCGTCTTTACCGTATCAGAGCTTCTAAACAAAATCGAACAATTACCGTTAAGTATACCTTCAATATTGCTTGACGATGCTTCAACCAGAGTACTTTCCTCGAAAATATTCAGTTCTTTGGTTTGGGACTATAACGATCTTACCGGAGAATCAAACAATTTCCCCGACGAGATTCATGCAAACGGTATCGTTTCACAATCCGACGTGGCGGTGATCCTATACTCTTCAGGAACCACAGGAAGAAGCAAGGGAGTCATGCTGACTCATCGAAACTTCATTGCGACGGCGTTGATGGGAGCAGCGGATCAGGATTATTACGGCGAGGGGAAGAACGTGGCCTTATGTTTGGTGCCAATGCATCATGTCCTGGGATTGGCCGTGATAATGTACACGCATCTGCGGAGAGGGAATACAGTGGTGTCAATGGTTAGATTTGAACTGGAGAAGACTTTGGCGGTTATTGAGAAGTTTAAAGTGTCGCATTTGTCTATTGCTCCACCGGTGTTGGTGGAGCTGGTTAAACGGCGGCAAGTTGTAAGCCGTTATGACTTGTCGTCGCTGAAAAAACTCGCCTGCGGTGCTGCTCCCTTGGGAAAAGATGTGTTTCAGGAGTGTGCGAAGATTCTACCTCAAGCTAAAATCGTTCAG GGGTATGGCATGACGGAATCATGTGGACTTGTTTCCATAGAAAATTCAAGAGAAGAATGGTTCCTTTCTGGTTCAGGTTCAAGTGGAGCACTTCTTCCAAGTGTAGAATCTCGAATTGTTAGTTTAGAAACATCGAAGACCCTACCACCGAATCAAGTAGGAGAGATTTGGTTACGAGGACCTACTGTGATGAAAG GATATTTCAAGAATCTTGAAGCAACAAAGAACATAATTACTGATGAGGACTGGATGATTACAGGAGATCTTGGATATTTTGATGAAAAGGGGCAGTTATTTGTTGTAGATAGAATTAAAGAGCTTATCAAGTGTAATGGATATCAA GTGGCGCCGGCTCAACTTGAAGACTTGCTGGTTACTCATCCCGAAATTTCGGATGCTGGAGTGATCCC ATCCCCCGATGCCAATGCTGGTGAGGTTCCTGTGGCCTTTGTTGTTCGATCCCCCAATAACTCGATAACAGAAGAAGACATTAAGAAATTTGTAGCACAACAG GTTGCACCATACAAAAGGTTGCGAAGAGTGACTTTTATAGAGAAGATTCCAAAATCAACCACAGGAAAGATCTTAAGAAAGAATCTTGTCATTTTGGATCGACAAAAGGCATCAAAACTATAG